Part of the Oncorhynchus tshawytscha isolate Ot180627B linkage group LG07, Otsh_v2.0, whole genome shotgun sequence genome, agagcccagacttgaacctgatctaacatctctggagagacctgaaaatagctgtgcagcgacgctccccatccaactttgAGAGCAtatacagagaagaatgggagaaactcccccaaatacaggtgtgccaagcttgtagtgtcataccgaagaagactcTTTTtgtaactgtttttgctttgtcattatgtgtagattgatgagggggggagactatttaatccattttagactaagcctgtaacgtaatgaaatgtggaaaaagtcaaggtgtctgaatactttccaaatgctctATATACTAATCATATTTATGTTTAATTTGTATTATCAAAAGGATTTATATTGACAAATGACATGCCAGAAATCAgtcatatttaacagatgtatgTGAATCTCATGGCACTGTAGTTCCAGCAAGTGCAGAATAGATATCTCTTGGAAAAAGTGTAAACCCATCCCCCCCTACCATTAAAGGTCTCCTTGTACAACTAACCCGGGGGAAAGGGTAACAGAGGTTCTTGAGTAATAAAAAAAGGTAGATTTAGTCTCACTATGAATCGTGTCGGTGTACATCTCCTGTCAATTTCTCTAGCACCAAACAAAATGTCGAGTAACCTTTTGGAAGAATTCATCTATTTTTCTATAATTTGTAGGATTCTACAACTTGTCAACATGGGCTCATATGTTATATGTATTACATTTTCTTTAAAACTGACCTTTGGCCTTGGACATGAGCGTAAACATTTCGTAGTTAAGTACTTTCTTTGCACTTCTTAATCTGAGTGCAGGCCTACATGACATAACATATTTGGATGATTGAACTTTACTCAGTTCAATCAAAAGTTATTCTTATTCAGTCTTTTTTTTTGCTCTAATACAAGAACAGATCACTGAGTATAAAAGTGTTTTTAAGATGTTTGATGAGGAAGGAAATGGAACAGTGAAGACACAGGAGCTGGAGCGACTGATGAGTTGAATGGGAATCAATCCCACCAAGAGAGAGCTCCTTCAGATGGCCAAAGATGTGGACAAAGATGGTGAGCATATCGTTCACAATATGGCCTTCATTTTAACGTGACCATTGATATGTTTTATGTGCATAATATATAATCTTACTAACTATTTATTTGAGCAACTAATACAATGTTATCTACCATAGTAATGATATGCTGTATTGTACAATTAACTTGTATATCTGATGAAAAAAAAGTCGACAATGCTTGTATTCCACTGTCAAATTTTTGTATGAAATTTTATCAAATGGTGCTGTTCTTCTCACACAGATGATTGATGAACTTTTTTCTGTGAAGATTCATTTTCAAAACCATTGTACTGTAACATAACATGTAGGATTTCTCTGTTATCACTAGATGTCAGTGTTTCACTGGGATTCACTTGTAAAATACTAGTACTCAGGTCTAGGCAATTAGTTTATCTCCGTCTTTAGTTCATCTctgtctttaggaatgtaataCATTCCTTACCACCAATAAATACCAACCACCCAGTATGGATACATATTGATTACACTAACAACGTTAAAGACATCCTTAACTTTcctctttatttttatttattcaaaATGCATCCAAAGAAATTGTATAACTAAGGCTGTCAAATTCTCATTTGGTTTCCTATACACAGCTGTATATAGCCAGTGGTAATATCTCCCTTATCACCTGTTTTTATGTCATCACAGGAAAAGGTACTTTTAACCGTGAGAGCTTCCTGGCTTTGATGGCATTGATTCATGAAAGCGCGAGGGGCCAACATGCTGTGCTACGAGCTGCTTTCAAGGTGTTTGAGAAAGAGGCCGAGGGATATATCGAGTGGAATACCCTGAAGTAAGCCTAACAATACCTACAGCAACTATGGCTTGATTCCAGTTTAGTTACCCTTTTGCAGACTGTTCTTCCCCAATATGTACTTAAATAACTTTTAGAATTAGTAACAAACCACCTCTATTTGCAGGTATGTGTTGATGAATGTAGGAGAACCACTGAATGAGTTAGAGGCAGAGCAAATGATGGAGGCAGATAAAGATGGAGATGGAAGCTTCGATTATGAAGGTAAGAGTAGATTAGTCTCTTTTGTTTTTATCTTGTTGAGAATAACCTGGATAAGGTTGAACAAATAACCTTTTTACCATTAAAAGCATAACATTTTCTTCCCAGAATTTGTGAACATGATGACTGGAGGCTCTGTCAAGATGAGCTAAGTGAATCAAAGAAGGCAAACATGAATAGGCAACATTATATTGGTCAGGGTTGACAGTGTAGGTTACTGTTATGAACTTCATGCTTCACCGTTTTTGATCATGCATGTTGATAAAACAAGACAATTGCTTTCAATGTTGGTCTTGAAGCATGCAGATGTTTATATTTTAATTCATATAAAGATGTGGCTATTACTACCTTGTATGCTGACTGATTGACTTTTGATGTAAATATAGTAATTCATATGTATGATTTCTtaaaatgacaacaacaaaacatctgTACAACCTTAAGGTACTTACTATATGAATGAAAAGGGCTTGAGTGAAAGCACCTTGGCCTCACTGAGAATCTCCAGTCCCTTGCCTTTTTAGAGGATATTCATCAAAGGGTTACATTTCCAAGGCCAGCCACCCCCTCTGCCTGATAGCATCTGGTCTGCCCAACCAATAAATCCCATTCTCATCCCTAAAGCCAGATGGACAGCTCGGCGAGCCAACGGTAGCTGCCGCTTACACCCCATCCGACCTATCACAGGAGGGATGGGGGCTTTGGATCACAGGGCTATGGTTGCAGAATCCCTGGAGCTTCTACTGTTATATGAAACACAACAAGGGGCAAGGTAGGGGAACAGGTCTAAGGAAGCAAGGAGAGATCGACAGAGAATCCTTTCGAAGCAGCCAGGGGTTGGGTTGCTTTGTATGGAGTGGAGCTGCGGTGAAAACGAGTGTGTTTCCCATGTAAACAGCCCCTCAGTCAGTGGAGCAGCTGCCTGCGTTACTGCTGAGGAGCAGGGAGaagcagaa contains:
- the LOC112255235 gene encoding LOW QUALITY PROTEIN: calglandulin-like (The sequence of the model RefSeq protein was modified relative to this genomic sequence to represent the inferred CDS: substituted 1 base at 1 genomic stop codon), encoding MSKQITEYKSVFKMFDEEGNGTVKTQELERLMSXMGINPTKRELLQMAKDVDKDGKGTFNRESFLALMALIHESARGQHAVLRAAFKVFEKEAEGYIEWNTLKYVLMNVGEPLNELEAEQMMEADKDGDGSFDYEEFVNMMTGGSVKMS